Proteins from one Mercurialis annua linkage group LG7, ddMerAnnu1.2, whole genome shotgun sequence genomic window:
- the LOC126657209 gene encoding uncharacterized protein LOC126657209, translating to MSRVEGDDPAIGDNNTQSSRTGEGLNAPPRRASGESSFCPVTTSMAGVHPSPMSGVTTHYPWGMPSSGNVPPTSYSTPTHQTTQTFLRPGVTPINLTFTPNTTPAPGQTTTEVQNPTPAQIQEYIEFHTRQLAFLQQVQQVHTRPTALTATQDNTTTPPYIPTAPPYPHKFYQGQKTPEEANREKNPREQNPEPAQTGHKTPEGHKKTPKRVEIEESVHSSGANSPKKKNLEQEITERVRTEMEKCRRREPRNTSFLNIGNPLSAEIREEPFPLNYKTPQLDDYNGTGDPITHLSCFQVVMMVQCLSEAAVCKLFPTTLKGPAAIWYQSLKEGSIRSFDELARAFRTHFAPSIQRKKKSSDLKLCYQKPGESLQSYIGRFNAEAVEVGNLNDDTVIDAMKDNTTMMAFRDNLITNPVQTYSQLMDRAWNYINLDEEQRRKAAQTTTSFRTPRPNFDQSARHDRFGPRNQQQAGPQRADPHRPVKVEDQAFIPLNTPRSHILMWIQNNNEPVRYPPKLQYEGDRKKYCQFHDGHGHVTDECGSLKKEIDRLVQVGRLKDFVAQSKNYNSGGRNQRDNNGKREEAPPPKRQNVSGIINTIAGGMTDPEYKRGRRKRQKMVMNISMAKTMPEVSFGPTDGEGIDFPHQDPLVISGLIENFWVMRQLVDEGSSVNLITKQAYLGIGCSILNLKPVKTPLVGLGGTPVQAEG from the coding sequence ATGAGCAGAGTAGAAGGAGATGATCCCGCAATCGGAGACAATAATACGCAAAGCAGTAGAACGGGAGAGGGGCTCAACGCTCCACCGAGAAGAGCTAGCGGCGAAAGCTCGTTTTGCCCGGTCACTACATCGATGGCGGGCGTTCACCCGAGCCCTATGTCAGGGGTTACCACTCATTACCCGTGGGGAATGCCATCGTCGGGTAACGTTCCTCCAACATCATACTCCACCCCTACGCACCAAACCACTCAAACTTTCTTAAGACCGGGTGTAACCCCCATCAACCTCACATTCACCCCGAACACCACCCCCGCACCTGGACAAACCACCACAGAAGTCCAAAATCCTACGCCAGCACAAATCCAAGAATACATCGAATTTCATACTCGACAGCTAGCTTTCCTTCAACAGGTACAACAGGTCCATACTCGACCAACAGCCCTAACTGCAACCCAGGATAACACTACCACTCCACCATATATACCGACCGCACCACCTTACCCACATAAATTCTACCAAGGCCAAAAAACACCCGAGGAAGCAAACCGCGAGAAAAATCCACGAGAACAAAACCCAGAGCCAGCACAGACCGGACATAAAACTCCAGAGGGGCATAAAAAGACACCAAAACGGGTTGAGATCGAGGAGAGCGTACACAGCTCGGGCGCTAATTCACCAAAGAAAAAGAACCTGGAGCAAGAAATCACCGAAAGAGTCAGAACCGAGATGGAAAAATGTAGAAGGAGAGAGCCGAGAAACACAAGCTTCCTAAACATCGGAAACCCACTGTCGGCAGAAATACGAGAAGAACCCTTCCCCTTAAACTACAAAACACCGCAGTTAGACGATTACAATGGAACAGGGGACCCGATCACGCACTTGAGTTGTTTCCAAGTGGTCATGATGGTACAATGTTTGTCCGAAGCGGCCGTCTGCAAACTTTTCCCGACTACCCTAAAAGGACCAGCTGCCATCTGGTATCAAAGCCTAAAAGAAGGCTCCATCCGAAGCTTCGACGAGCTGGCAAGAGCTTTCCGAACACATTTCGCACCGAGCATACAACGAAAGAAAAAGTCCAGTGACTTAAAACTTTGCTACCAGAAACCAGGAGAAAGTCTGCAGAGTTACATCGGCCGATTCAACGCAGAAGCGGTCGAAGtgggaaatttgaatgatgataCTGTGATAGACGCAATGAAAGACAACACAACAATGATGGCCTTCCGGGATAACCTGATAACAAACCCAGTACAAACTTACTCCCAGCTGATGGACCGAGCCTGGAACTACATAAATTTAGACGAAGAACAGCGGCGAAAAGCCGCACAAACTACAACATCGTTCCGAACACCGAGGCCTAACTTCGATCAAAGTGCCAGGCACGACAGATTCGGACCAAGAAACCAACAACAAGCCGGTCCACAGCGAGCAGACCCACACCGACCAGTAAAAGTAGAAGACCAAGCCTTCATTCCACTCAATACCCCGAGATCACACATCTTGATGTGGATACAAAATAACAATGAGCCAGTGAGATACCCACCCAAACTACAATATGAGGGAGACAGGAAAAAATATTGTCAGTTCCACGACGGTCACGGCCATGTTACCGACGAATGCGGAAGCTTGAAAAAAGAAATCGACCGTTTGGTACAAGTCGGTCGGTTAAAAGACTTTGTAGCACAGAGCAAAAATTACAACTCAGGAGGAAGAAACCAAAGGGATAACAATGGAAAAAGAGAGGAAGCACCGCCaccaaaaagacaaaacgtgTCAGGAATAATTAACACAATAGCAGGCGGAATGACGGACCCAGAATACAAACGAGGAAGACGGAAAAGGCAGAAGATGGTAATGAACATATCAATGGCGAAAACTATGCCAGAAGTAAGCTTCGGTCCAACTGACGGGGAAGGAATAGATTTTCCCCACCAGGACCCGCTGGTAATCTCGGGTTTGATAGAAAATTTCTGGGTGATGAGACAATTGGTAGACGAAGGAAGCTCAGTTAACCTCATCACGAAACAGGCATATCTCGGAATCGGCTGCTCAATACTGAATCTTAAACCAGTCAAAACCCCCTTAGTTGGCCTAGGGGGAACACCGGTACAAGCCGAAGGGTAG
- the LOC126655867 gene encoding uncharacterized protein LOC126655867: MIHLLYTVIFGEMGLILTLLFKTPLRKLVIMILDGLKRGRGPVMVKTVGGTVFAVFLSSVYSMVNIQNRTDEMGAVNPTDQVLMSKHMLEASLMGFVLFLALMIDRLHHYIRELRMLRKTMEAAKKQSRGIDDGKNVEAKALTEEIKTLQHKIQNLEYEVEAKSKEAKAVGTEVEALRKQSEGLLIEYDRLLEDNQNLRNQLESMDQMQSESDGKNK; encoded by the exons ATGATACACCTGCTTTATACAGTAATTTTTGGAGAAATGGGGTTGATTTTAACCCTATTGTTCAAAACCCCTTTGAGAAAGCTGGTGATTATGATTTTGGATGGTTTGAAGAGAGGGAGAGGTCCGGTTATGGTTAAAACAGTTGGTGGGACTGTGTTTGCTGTGTTTTTGTCGAGTGTTTACAGTATGGTGAATATCCAAAACCGGACTGATGAAATGGGTGCTGTTAATCCTACTGATCAGGTTCTCATGTCTAAGCATATGCTTGAAGCCTCTCTCATGG GATTTGTTCTGTTCTTGGCATTGATGATAGACAGATTGCACCATTACATTAGAGAGCTGCGTATGCTCAGGAAGACAATGGAGGCTGCTAAGAAACAGAGCCGGGGAATTGATGATGGAAAAAATGTGGAGGCCAAGGCGCTGACTGAGGAGATTAAGACCCTCCAACATAAAATACAAAATCTAGAATATGAAGTCGAGGCAAAGTCAAAGGAGGCAAAGGCTGTGGGAACCGAAGTGGAGGCTTTGCGAAAACAGTCTGAAGGATTGCTTATCGAGTATGATCGCTTGCTCGAGGACAATCAAAACCTGAGGAACCAGTTGGAGTCTATGGATCAAATGCAGTCAGAGTCTGATGGCAAGAACAAGTGA